DNA sequence from the Leptospiraceae bacterium genome:
TCCTGTGTAAGAACTCAAAGAAATTTTTCGAAAGGTAGGGGTTGTGCTGGCTGCTCCTCCTATATAGAATTTTCCTTCTTCAAGCTCAATAAAGTCTTTAAATTTTCCTCGAAGTCTGAGTGTTACAAAATCATCCGGATGATCGGAAATTAAAAGATTGGTTCCACCTCCCAATAAACGATAAGGAATTTCTAATTTTTCCAAATGTGAAAGAGCTAAAAGAAGTTCTGCTTCGTTTTCGGGTTCTATTACAAGAGGTGCTATACCTCCGATTCGAAAAGAACACAAAGACGATAAATCCTGATTTTCTATATAAGAAATATTCTTTTTTAAAAGAATTTTCAATTCTTTGAGTTGGGTATCTGTTATCACAAGTTATCTAATATATTTTTTCTTAAAATTTTAGCCAATGGTTCTTTACCAAATTGCTTTCCATTCTCATCCTGCAAATAAAAAGTATCTTCCGCTCTTCCTGTAAAAGCGTTTGTTTCAATGATGGCTTTTAAAACATTAATGCGGTATTCAGCAAAAATTTTGGATACGTGATAAACAAGACCTCGCCCGGAATCTGCCTCCATATAAAAAACTGTCCAATTATTCTCATCATCATCTTCAAATAAAAGTTCTGCTTTTTCCCTAAAAAAATTTTTCGTTACAGGTGGGGTGAAACGCGGCAAATTAGCAGTCAGTTCTTTTATATCCGTATCTCTGGAAAAAATAGTTTCTAAAAGCATACCAATTTCTATAGCTTTTTTCATGGCATCCGTTTCTTTGGAACGTAACTGAAAGACATCATAAGAATAAGAAATACCTTCTTCTATAATGGTATCTATATCAGCCGATATAATATCCCAACCCAGATAATAAATTACAGCAGCCATTCGATAAAAAGTTCCGCTTTCAATACGATCTGTCTTTATACTGACAAGAAAATTTTCCCCTTCTTTTTTATATTCAAATGTAATCATAAATTATCTTTCAAAAATCAAATTTATCAGCTCTTCAACTGAGTCACAAAAATTCAGGGAATCATAGTTCAAAGTCCAGCGGAAGATTCCTTTTAAACGGTGGCTGGCATTTATGAAAAATAACCTTTGCCCTGATTCCTGTAATCGTTTCTGCGCTTTTAAAAAAAAAGCTATGCCTGAAGAATCTATCCTTGTAACATTTTTTAAATCGAATATTAGAGTATTCCTGTCTTTAAAATGTTCTACTTCTTCATAAAACTTCTGGTTTAGAAACTGAACAGAATAAAGGTCGATTTCCCCATTAATACGGATAATAGAAACATCCTTTAATTCGAGGAAATCTTCCATTCGTATTCACCTAAAGACTATCGATTACTTTTCTAAGTTTAGCTTGAACTTCCCCTGCGATTGAACCCAGGGCTTCGTTTTGAACCGCCTGCATAGAAGCAATGGGATCAATCGCCGATATCTGAACCTCTCCCTCCTTCTTTACCTGAACAATCACATTACAGGGAAGCATGGTTCCAATATTTTCTTCCGATTGTAAAGCTTTATAAGCAAAGTTTGGATTGCAGGCTCCTAAAATTCTATAGGGTCTAAAATCAACATCCAGCTTCTTTTTAAGAGTTGTCTGTACATCAATTTCTGTTAAAACTCCAAATCCTTCCAGTTTTAAAGCTTCTGTTACTTGCTTGATGGCAGTGTCTAAGTCTGCCTGTATTGTTTTCTGAAAATAATAGGACATATTTTACCTCGTAAAGCACAGGCTAACAGCCTAAAAGAAGACTGCAATAGTTTTTCCAATCGACTTCTGGTTTCTGGTTTCCTTGCTCTTGAAATGCCGATGCTCTGCTATAAGAAAAAAAATCGATTTTCCCAAAAAAAATTTCATTTTTTTTGTTCCAAACTGCGATTTTCAAACCCTTTATTATAGAAGCACTCAAGCTTCATTGAAAGGAGAAATAAATTATGAAAAATTTCGCAACAGCCATGCTGGATGGTCACCTTACCTCCGACCCGGAGCTTAGAAAAACAGTAAACGGAAAGGCGGTTTCTTTCTTTTCTATCGCCGTGAACCATGGGTTTAAAAATGCAGACGGAAAAGAGGAAGTTTCCTACTTTGATATCGAAGCCTGGGGAAAAATGGGAGAGAATTGTAAACAATACCTCTCAAAAGGCAGGAAAGTCACCATACAGGGGGAATTAAAACAGGACAGGTGGATTACACCGGATGGTACGAATCGGCAGAAAGTAAAAATCGTAGCCAGTTCGGTGCGTTTTGATTCCATGCCTCACAATGGAGAGAAGAACAAAGCAGCTTGAAAGCTATACCCTGCTTTGCCTGTAGACAAAAATAAAAGATAAGCTGAGTAAAAGTCCGAAAACAGCAAAAACTCCCAAAAGGGACTTTGTGGAGCTTGTAAATATATTTCCATTTACAAGCTTCCTTCTTGTTTCCTTTCCATGAGATTCTCTGGGCTTCAAAACCGCATCACCACTAATGGTAATTTCTACTGTTTCCTTACCGGAATAGTTAAGTTTATAGGCTCCCATATCACCGGGAATATCTTTTTCTAATTTTTCCGCTTTTGCTTTGCCAAAGTTAAGACTGAGGTCTTTTGGTTGAAAAAAAATAGGGCGATACGAGTTATTCGTATCAAATAATAGCTTATCGGTGAATTTTGCATCAGAGGGATTCTTTACTGGAATTAAAAAGAAAATGTGAATTTCTGATTTCCCCGGTAAAATAGCTCTACCCAGAGTTCTACCTTCTTTCCCTTTTTCCTGTAAATTGAGTGGAATTCCCATCTTCGAACCCTGCTGTTTTAGCTGAGCACTGATTTCGGAGGCATTTTCCGGGATATAGATTTCTACTGGCTTTGAATCCGGAAAAAAGGTTTTAGGAGGTAGAGAAGTATTATCTATAACAAAAAGCTTATATACTTCTAAACTTTCTTCTCTTCTTGTTATCTGGATCAGGCTGTTTATTTTCATTTCCGAGAAGCTGGCTCCCCTATCAAAAACTGTAATTTCCTGAAGGGCTTTTCTCATCTCCGGAACCGGTGGAACAATTTTATTATAATTATTTCCTTCGTAGCTGAGTTGAATGAGAACAGGAGCCTTTTCCGGAACTTCAATATTCTTTAATGTAAATTTACCCGAAACATTTTCCCGGGTAAAAATAGGAGTCATCCCCGAACTCAAATCGAGAATTCTAAGAGTTTCTGCCCTACCGGCTATATTTTTCGTTCCATTTTTAATAGAAATTTGTAGATCTACTTTTTCCGCATAAAGGAAAATAGAATTAATAAAAAGAAAAAAACTCAGAATACGAATAATCATCTTTTCCAAAAAACGGGAAGCTTCATTCCTTACAATTAAAAATGATAAATCTTATTGATTAGCTTTGTTTTAATCTCTTGTCGAAAAATGTTTTTTTTGAAAATATGGATTCAGGAATAATTTATGAGACCTTTTAAGATTATTGGAATACAACAGGTGGCAATTGGTGGCCTTGAAAAAGATAAGCTCAGTAAATTCTGGGTAGATATTATGGGCTTAAAAAAAGTAGGACATTTCCGCAGTGAATCGGAAAACGTGGATGAAGACATCGTTCAAATAGGCGAATCACCTTACGCTGTTGAGGTGGATCTGATGATGCCAATCGATCCGAATAAGAGTCCGAAGGTTCATGAACCCAAGCTAAATCATATTGGACTCTGGGTAGATGACTTACAAAAAGCCTATGAATGGCTAAACGAGCAAAAAGTAAGGTTTACACCAGGCGGAATCCGAAAAGGGGCTGCCGGACACGATGTATGCTTTATCCATCCGAAAGGAAGTGTTGACCTTCCCTTCAGCGGAGAAGGTGTTTTAATCGAGCTGATTCAGGCTCCGCCCGAAGTAATTAAAGCACTCGGCTAAACAAATTAAACCTGCCCGGGAAAATCTCCGGGTTTGGTTCTCCATCTTCTGTGTACCCAGAAATATTGCTCTGGGTAAAGTTTTACTTCCTCTTCCAATATTTTTGTCCACTTCTCCGTATAGGCACGTACGGCCTCTTCCCTGTTCGAAAAAGCCTTTTTATCGATGACTCCTATATCTCGCACTCGAACCTGTATCTTTCCTTGTTCTCCACAAACTACAGAATAAAGAAGCATTTTGGCTCCGGTTAAATAGGCCATGAGGGCCGCTCCCTGAAAGGTAGAAGCGGGGCGGTTTAAAAAATCGACAAAAATTCCTACTTTTCCGGCGTTCTGATCGGTTCCAAAACCCACCCAATACCCGCTTTTCAACATTTTGACTACTTTTGCGGATTCTTTCATTTCGACCAGTTCTATCCCGTTATTCTCCCGGATTCGCTTGATCCATTTATCTACAAAGGGGTTACGAATGGCCTTATAAATTCCTCCTCCCTTAAACCTCATCCCCATAAACTGAACCAGGATTTCCCAGGTACCGAGATGACCGGAAATCAGCACCACACCTATACCTTCTTTAATTGTATCCTGTTCGATTTTTAGCATTTCCGGTTCATAGACAAGATACTTATCCATCCACTCTTTTGTCAGCCGGGGGGAATACAAAGAACCGGCTAGAAGCATTCCGA
Encoded proteins:
- a CDS encoding lauroyl acyltransferase, whose translation is MKQIGYFLSFLIVYSFYLPFKLLPYRICLAYGVFLSHLIYPLAKKHRRIAYENISYAFPNLSEAEKLSLVKKHFRHLGMLLAGSLYSPRLTKEWMDKYLVYEPEMLKIEQDTIKEGIGVVLISGHLGTWEILVQFMGMRFKGGGIYKAIRNPFVDKWIKRIRENNGIELVEMKESAKVVKMLKSGYWVGFGTDQNAGKVGIFVDFLNRPASTFQGAALMAYLTGAKMLLYSVVCGEQGKIQVRVRDIGVIDKKAFSNREEAVRAYTEKWTKILEEEVKLYPEQYFWVHRRWRTKPGDFPGQV
- a CDS encoding single-stranded DNA-binding protein yields the protein MKNFATAMLDGHLTSDPELRKTVNGKAVSFFSIAVNHGFKNADGKEEVSYFDIEAWGKMGENCKQYLSKGRKVTIQGELKQDRWITPDGTNRQKVKIVASSVRFDSMPHNGEKNKAA
- a CDS encoding DUF302 domain-containing protein, encoding MSYYFQKTIQADLDTAIKQVTEALKLEGFGVLTEIDVQTTLKKKLDVDFRPYRILGACNPNFAYKALQSEENIGTMLPCNVIVQVKKEGEVQISAIDPIASMQAVQNEALGSIAGEVQAKLRKVIDSL
- a CDS encoding VOC family protein, whose translation is MRPFKIIGIQQVAIGGLEKDKLSKFWVDIMGLKKVGHFRSESENVDEDIVQIGESPYAVEVDLMMPIDPNKSPKVHEPKLNHIGLWVDDLQKAYEWLNEQKVRFTPGGIRKGAAGHDVCFIHPKGSVDLPFSGEGVLIELIQAPPEVIKALG
- a CDS encoding STAS domain-containing protein, with translation MEDFLELKDVSIIRINGEIDLYSVQFLNQKFYEEVEHFKDRNTLIFDLKNVTRIDSSGIAFFLKAQKRLQESGQRLFFINASHRLKGIFRWTLNYDSLNFCDSVEELINLIFER